Proteins encoded in a region of the Epinephelus lanceolatus isolate andai-2023 chromosome 20, ASM4190304v1, whole genome shotgun sequence genome:
- the eif2s3 gene encoding eukaryotic translation initiation factor 2 subunit 3, producing MAGDESGTTLGQPHLARQDLSTLDVSTLTPLSQEIISRQATINIGTIGHVAHGKSTVVKAISGVHTVRFKNELERNITIKLGYANAKVYKLDDPSCPRPECYRSCGSSTPDEFPSDIPGTKGNFKLVRHVSFVDCPGHDILMATMLNGAAVMDAALLLIAGNESCPQPQTSEHLAAIEIMKLKHILILQNKIDLVKESQAKEQYEQILAFVQGTVAEGAPIIPISAQLKYNIEVVCEYIVKKIPVPVRDFISEPRLIVIRSFDVNKPGCEVDDLKGGVAGGSILKGVLKVGQEIEVRPGIVSKDHEGKLMCKPIFSKIVSLFAEHNDLQYAAPGGLIGVGTKIDPTLCRADRMVGQVLGAVGALPEIFTELEISYFLLRRLLGVRTEGDKKAAKVQKLSKNEVLMVNIGSLSTGGRVSAVKADLAKIVLTNPVCTEVGEKIALSRRVEKHWRLIGWGQIRRGVTITPTVDDD from the exons ATGGCGGGTGACGAGTCTGGTACAACGCTGGGTCAGCCTCATCTGGCTAGACAAGACCTTAGTACTCTG GATGTGTCTACTTTGACGCCTCTCTCTCAAGAAATCATCAGCAGACAGGCCACCATCAATATTG GCACCATCGGTCATGTGGCCCATGGAAAGTCCACAGTAGTGAAGGCCATTTCTGGTGTTCATACTGTCAGGTTCAAGAATGAGCTCGAGAGAAACATCACCATCAAGCTAGGATATGCTAACGCTAAG GTCTATAAGTTGGATGACCCCAGCTGTCCCAGGCCAGAGTGCTACAGGTCGTGTGGCAGCAGCACTCCTGATGAGTTCCCTTCGGACATCCCTGGCACCAAGGGTAACTTCAAACTGGTCAG aCATGTGTCATTTGTGGACTGTCCTGGTCACGACATTTTGATGGCAACCATGTTGAACGGAGCTGCTGTCATGGATGCAGCCCTCCTGCTCATTG CGGGTAACGAGTCGTGTCCTCAGCCTCAGACGTCAGAGCACCTGGCGGCCATAGAGATCATGAAGCTGAAGCACATCCTCATCCTGCAGAACAAGATTGACCTGGTGAAGGAGAGCCAGGCCAAAGAGCAGTACGAGCAGATCCTCGCCTTCGTACAGG GCACAGTGGCAGAGGGCGCTCCCATCATTCCTATCTCAGCACAGCTGAAGTACAACATTGAGGTGGTTTGTGAATACATCGTGAAAAAGATCCCAGTTCCTGTCAGAGACTTTATCTCCGAGCCCAGACTCATTG TCATCAGATCTTTTGATGTGAACAAGCCTGGCTGTGAAGTGGATGATTTGAAAGGAGGTGTGGCAGGAGGAAGTATCCTGAAGGGTGTGCTCAAG GTGGGTCAAGAGATCGAGGTGCGGCCAGGTATCGTGTCCAAAGACCACGAAGGAAAGCTGATGTGCAAACCCATCTTCTCCAAGatcgtctctttgtttgctgaGCACAACGACCTGCAGTATGCTGCACCCGGAGGCCTTATTG GTGTGGGCACTAAGATCGACCCGACACTGTGCCGGGCGGATCGTATGGTGGGTCAGGTGCTGGGCGCCGTTGGAGCGCTGCCAGAGATCTTCACCGAGCTGGAGATCTCCTACTTCCTTCTCAGGAGGCTGCTGGGAGTCCGCACAGAGGGAGACAAGAAGGCTGCCAAG GTCCAGAAGCTGTCTAAGAATGAGGTGCTGATGGTAAACATTGGCTCGTTGTCAACAGGCGGCCGCGTTAGTGCCGTGAAGGCTGATTTGGCCAAGATCGTCCTCACTAACCCCGTCTGCACAGAAGTAGGAGAGAAGATTGCTCTGAGTCGACGTGTGGAGAAACATTGGCG tCTGATTGGATGGGGACAGATCAGGAGGGGTGTGACCATCACACCCACAGTGGACGATGACTga